The sequence TCCAGCATGCGGCGCATCGCCCCAAATCCCCCAACGCCGAAATGCCCCGCGTATGGCTCGTTGGTGAACAGGGAGACCGAAAATTTGCCGCGGAGCTTTTTCCGGCGGAGCATGGTGTCGATCAAAAATGCCATTTCATACGCCGGCCCCAGGCAGGAGGCTCCCTGGGCATTTCCGACAACGATGGAACCGCCGCCACGGGCGCAAACCTCCTCCAGCGAACGCCGCGCCGCCAGCGCTTGCTCCACCGTGAAGAGGGCATGGCTATGCCCCCCATCGGGACCCAACCCCGGCGCCGCCGCGAAATCCAGTTCGGAGCCGGTCGCCGCCACAAGGTAGTCGTATTCATAAACACCGCTCTTCCCGATGGCGCGGCAGGCGGCCGGCTCCAATTTGGTGATGGTGTCCTGTGTGTGACGAATGCCGGCGCTCCATAGCCGCGCCGCGACCGGGTGCTGAATGGCGGACGGCTCGCGCCAGCCCATCGCCACCCACGGCAAGGATGGAACGAACGTGAACAGGGGATCGGCGGAAACGACGGTAATGTCGTGCGCGCCGCCCAGCAGCTTCCGCAAGCGCATCGCGGCGTTGAAACCGCCGAAGGAGGAGCCGAGCACCAGAATGCGCTTGCCCATCAGAACGTCACGACTTTGTCGGAATCCATCACCCAATCATTCAGTATTTGCATCGAGCCGGGCCGCACCGCGTCGATCATCTCCCCCGTGCCGATGCCGCAGCGGTCAATGCAGGTTTTGCAGTAGCGGATTTCCGCGCCGGCGGCGGCTTCTTCCGCGAGCATCGCCGCGAGGTTGAAATAGCCCTTCGGCGGCTCAAGCCCGTTCCGCGCGGCGTCCACCCCCGCGTTGATAAGAAAGATGCGCGTCCGGCCGCCTTTTTCCCGCGCGGTGGCGGCGAGGCGGATGGCGTTCCACGCGGCGTCCGAGCCGCCGTACGGCGCCGAACTTATGATGACGAGAAGCGACTTGGCCATGGACACCCTCCCTATAAATGGCTGTTTATCACTTTATAATGATAACAAAGCTTACAATAAAATGTCAATACATGCTCCGGCGATGGAAAATCCGCGCCTCCTTCGGTTGCCTTTTCCCATGAGGCAACGCGTCCGGCGGCGGCCGCGCCGCCCGCTTTTCTTTCACACCCCGCTTCGCCATTCCGGTATATTAAACGCAGATGGAAAAAGATGACGTCCTTACGCTGATCAAGGGAATACTTGACCACCCGATGACGCCCCCGGAAATCCGGCGGCGCCTCCCCAAGCACCTGCGCGGCGGTTTAAGCCAGAAGCTGAACCAGATGGAACACGCCGGTGAAATAGTCAAAATACGCTACGGGCGCTACGGCCTCGCCAACCAGATGAATCTTGTCACCGGCCGTTTGCAGGGCCACGCCGACGGCTACGGTTTCGTGATTCCCGAAGGGGGGGCGAAGGGGAACGACGTTTTTGTCGGCCCGGCGAATTTCCGCGAAGCGATGCACGGCGACCGGGTGGTCTGCCGCATCGAAAGCACCCGGCGCGACGGCAAAGTCGAGGGAAAAATAATCCGCGTGATGGAGCGGGCGCAGAGCACCATCACCGGCGTATACCAAAGCCGCGGCCGTTTCGGCATCATCGTCCCCTCGCAAAGGCGGATCGTCCACTCCTTCCAGGTGGGCCCCGGCGCGTCCGGCGGCGCCAAGGGCGGCGAAGTGGTGGTGGGCAAAATCACCGCCTACCCGGACGAGCACACGCAGCCGGAAGCGGAAGTGATCGAAATCCTCGGCTTCCCGGACAGCCCCATCGTGCAGCGCCGGATGATCGTCCGCCAGTATGAGATTCCCGAAGAGTTTCCCCCCGCCGCGCTGAAAATCGCCGAGCGGTGCGAAGAGCCGGGGGACAAAGAGGCCAAGGGGCGCGCCGATTTCCGCAATGCGTGGGTGGCCACCATCGACGGCGAGGACGCCAAGGATTTCGACGACGCGGTTTCGATACAAACGATGACCTACGGTTATGAGCTGGGGGTACACATCGCCGATGTGTCCAGCTACGTCCAGCCGGACAACGCGCTGGACAAGGCGGCTTACGAGCGGGGCACCAGCACCTACTTCCCCGGCACCGTGCTGCCGATGCTGCCGTTCCAGCTTTCCAATAACGTCTGCTCGCTGCGCCCCCACATCGACCGGCTCACGCTTTCGGTGCTGGTGCGCATCAACCGGATGGGCGAGATTTTGGGGTACCGGTTCTCCCCGGGCGTCATCCGCAGCACGCACCGGCTCACCTACACCGAGGTGGCCCGCATACTGGAAAATCCCGATGCCGAGCCGGACCGGGCGAAAGCGGCCAACCTGTCGCTGATGAAGGATTTGTGCCTCAAGCTGAATAAAAAACGGATGATCGACGGCGGACTGGATTTCGACATTCCCGAACCGAAAATAGCCCTCGATGAAAAAGGGGAGCCGGTGGGCATCACGCGGGCGGAGCGCACCGTCGCCCACCGCCTCGTCGAGGAGTTCATGCTCACCGCCAACCGCTGCGCCGCGAACTTCCTGGCGGACAAACCGTCGATCTACCGCGTCCACCCCGCGCCGGATGCGGTGCTCATCGAGGAGTTTTTCGATTTCGCGGGGCGGCTCGGCTATGTCACCAATCCAAAGCAGAACATGGTCTTCCGCCTGCAGGAAATCTTGAAGAAGGCCGAAGGCCACGCCGACGAAAAACTGCTCAACTACGTCATGCTGCGCCACATGAAGCAGGCCTGCTACCAGCCGGAGAACACCGGCCACTTCGGCCTCTCCTTCGAGGAGTACACCCACTTCACCTCCCCCATCCGGCGTTACCCGGACCTCATCGTCCACCGCCTCATCAAGGCGAAGCTGGACGGGAAGGAACGCTATCTCGATTACGGCGGGCTGGCGGAGGCGGGGGTGCATTGCAGCGCGATGGAGCGCCGCGGCGAGCGGGCCGAGCGCGACGTGAAGGACATGCTGAAGGTGCGCTACATGGCGGGGCATGAGGGCGAAACCTACGACGGCATCATCACCGGCGTCACCGCCTTCGGCATCTTCGTCGAGATGGGCGACCTGATGATAGAGGGGCTGCTGCGCCTGACCGACCTGCACGACGACTATTACGACTACCACGAAAAAGAACACATGCTGATGGGGAAAAGGACAAAACGGATGTTCCGCCTCGGCAGCCCCGTGAAAGTGCTGGTGAAGCATGTGGATGTGTTAAAGCGCGAGATAACGCTTAACCTGGCGGAGATGGCGGATCAAAAACCGGGCCGCCCCGGCAAACGCCCGCCGGAGGCGCGCAAGCGGGGTAAAGACGCGCGCAAAGGGGGCAAGCGCCGCACGCGCGGCCGCTGATGTGAGGCGATGCGCTTCTTGATCGTTGCCGCTCCGCGCCAATGTACACAATAAATTGTGTACCTGCCGTGAAAAACCGGAAAGCCCCACTTTCCCGGATTTTGGTATATAATATCCGTAGTTCTTGCGAGTTAGATATTTTGAAGGGGTAGGCGTGCCTGCCGTGGGCGTTTTTTAAACGTTACTTAAGGAGGGTGATTCTTCGCGGGACCTTATTCAAAATTCAAAAAAACGAAAGTCTATAAGATTTTTTAATCTCAATCTTTGGAGGACAGTGAACATGTCGTACACAACAAAATTTAAATCACTGGCGCTGGCGGCTACGCTCGGCTTCGGCCTTCTTGCCTGTAGCGGCGGGGGCGGCGGCAGCACCACCACAAGCGCCGACCCGGCCACCGGCGGAACAGCCGTGGCCACCGTCTCCGGCACCGGCACCCAAGGCGCCGCCGGCACCGCGGGCTTGGCCGTCGCCGACAAAATCAGCGTTGTAAGCTCCACCACCTCGGCCAAGCCGACGGGTAAGGCGGCGGTGAAAATCGCCACCCCCGCCGGCGCCACCGGATGGGCGACGACCGCGGACTATCTCACCGACCCCCAATTCGTCTATATCCAGGACAGGGCTTCCGATGCGTTCGATAAAGCCAACGAGATCCTTTGCATGGTCGCCCAGACCAATTATGACGATGCGTTGCTGGTGAATACGGGCGCATACAAGGCGCAGGTCGACACAAAAAAATGCTCCAATAACCGCGACAGCCAGTCATCGGGCGCCTCATCTTCCTCCTCATCCTCCGGCGCCAGCGCCGATGCGCCCAGTTACGCCACATGGATCGTCGTTTCCAACCGGGCGGACGCAACCTCCCCCCACGTGGTGAGCGTATGGATACATGAGAAGGAAATGGGTCCGGGCGGCACCCCCGGCATAATTTTCGCCAAGGCGGTCATCGAAACATCGGCCGCCGACCTTCCCCCCTACGGCCACTTTGCCCTGAATTTCGTGGGATACGGGCTGAAAGCGGATGGCACGGCCGATACCGCCAAGGTTGCGATGAAGGGGTATATGCGCACGGTTAAAAAGACCGACGGCAGCCTGGCATTGCAGTTCTACAACCTTATGGGCGACGGCACCACCACGATGGAGGAAAAATCCACACTCTACCGGAACACGGCCGGCACCGCGGGCGACGGCATTGTGGAATTCCCCGACTGGCAATCCTGCACTTCCCCGAAGTGTACGCCGACCACCACCAAAAAGATGGGCATCGCGTTTAACGCCACAAACTTCCTCCGCACCGATCTGAGCGCAACCCCCGCAACCCCCGCCTCCGTCTGCCTGGACAAGGCCCAACTGGTCAGTTCCGTCTGGCGGTACGGCCTGTATAACGCGGCCGACGGCTCGCAAAAAACGCTGAGCAGCGGATTCCCCATCAAGTACACTTCTGACGGAACCGACGGCGGAACCACCGGAACCGACTACTACGGCTACGTTGGTTACTGGGGCATATGGTTGGATAATACCGTAACGATCCCCAACAACGCCGTCGTATCGAAGATGAGCTGGAATAACGGCACCGCGGCGGCGGCCGCCTACACCGTGATGAAGAGCGGCGGCAAGCTGAAAAAGCATACCAAAAACAGCACCACGCTGGACAAGATCAAGAACGTGCCGCTGAACTATTCAATGTGCACGCAAAGCGGCCAGACGTTCACCTGCGCCAACTATATAGCCAAGTGGGACGGCACGATGTTCGCCATCACCCAAAAGATGAGCAATACCGGCGGCGGCTTCACCGCCCTTACGGCAAGCGACCCCACCTTCATCGACGTGAGCGCCCTGCAATGGCAGAGCACGCTGAACATGTGGTCGCAGTCGCTTGGCGGGCAGGTGATGATCAAGTTCCCGGTGAATAATGCCACCCCCACCACCGCCTGCACCAAGAGCGGCGGCTGGGACGGCTTTTCATGGTCGCAGGAGACCTACAACTGCGGCAACGCGACAACCGGCGCGCTCACCCCCCCGGCTGCCTCAGTGCCGGTGGTCTTCTATAAGGAGCAGGTGCTCATGCCCGGCGACGCCGACAGCGTAACAGCCGCCAGCACGGCACTTAAATGCTTCGATGGCTGCCCGGATGGAAGCAAGTTTACCACCACCGCCACCGGCAGCGCCTTTTATGCCCAAGTACAGGGGATGATGACCGACACAAACTA comes from Nitrospinota bacterium and encodes:
- a CDS encoding FAD-dependent oxidoreductase — translated: MGKRILVLGSSFGGFNAAMRLRKLLGGAHDITVVSADPLFTFVPSLPWVAMGWREPSAIQHPVAARLWSAGIRHTQDTITKLEPAACRAIGKSGVYEYDYLVAATGSELDFAAAPGLGPDGGHSHALFTVEQALAARRSLEEVCARGGGSIVVGNAQGASCLGPAYEMAFLIDTMLRRKKLRGKFSVSLFTNEPYAGHFGVGGFGAMRRMLEDEFADRDIECIMNARLAAVAPGHVELEGGRRLASDFSLITPPFYGSHAYMGEEGLANPRGFLLANEYLANPRHPNIYAVGVALAIPPKEPTPVPVGVPKTGQMTETMALRAAHNIAADIQGGSKVRGDDLSVLCIADAGNTAFLVGASPLQPPRNRLIHKKGKIFHYMKEAFELYYMAHVRYGLPMPEISL
- a CDS encoding DsrE family protein; translation: MAKSLLVIISSAPYGGSDAAWNAIRLAATAREKGGRTRIFLINAGVDAARNGLEPPKGYFNLAAMLAEEAAAGAEIRYCKTCIDRCGIGTGEMIDAVRPGSMQILNDWVMDSDKVVTF
- the rnr gene encoding ribonuclease R — encoded protein: MEKDDVLTLIKGILDHPMTPPEIRRRLPKHLRGGLSQKLNQMEHAGEIVKIRYGRYGLANQMNLVTGRLQGHADGYGFVIPEGGAKGNDVFVGPANFREAMHGDRVVCRIESTRRDGKVEGKIIRVMERAQSTITGVYQSRGRFGIIVPSQRRIVHSFQVGPGASGGAKGGEVVVGKITAYPDEHTQPEAEVIEILGFPDSPIVQRRMIVRQYEIPEEFPPAALKIAERCEEPGDKEAKGRADFRNAWVATIDGEDAKDFDDAVSIQTMTYGYELGVHIADVSSYVQPDNALDKAAYERGTSTYFPGTVLPMLPFQLSNNVCSLRPHIDRLTLSVLVRINRMGEILGYRFSPGVIRSTHRLTYTEVARILENPDAEPDRAKAANLSLMKDLCLKLNKKRMIDGGLDFDIPEPKIALDEKGEPVGITRAERTVAHRLVEEFMLTANRCAANFLADKPSIYRVHPAPDAVLIEEFFDFAGRLGYVTNPKQNMVFRLQEILKKAEGHADEKLLNYVMLRHMKQACYQPENTGHFGLSFEEYTHFTSPIRRYPDLIVHRLIKAKLDGKERYLDYGGLAEAGVHCSAMERRGERAERDVKDMLKVRYMAGHEGETYDGIITGVTAFGIFVEMGDLMIEGLLRLTDLHDDYYDYHEKEHMLMGKRTKRMFRLGSPVKVLVKHVDVLKREITLNLAEMADQKPGRPGKRPPEARKRGKDARKGGKRRTRGR